One window of the Epinephelus moara isolate mb chromosome 24, YSFRI_EMoa_1.0, whole genome shotgun sequence genome contains the following:
- the pa2g4a gene encoding proliferation-associated protein 2G4a, translating into MSDEEQEQTIAEDLVVTKYKMGGDIANQALRLVVETAKPGVSVLSLCEKGDAYIMAETGKVFKKEKEMKKGIAFPTSVSVNNCVCHFSPLKSDPDYTLKDGDLVKIDLGVHVDGFIANVAHSFVVGASKENPITGRKADVIKAAHLCAEAALRLVKPGNQNTQVTEAWNKIAQSFKCSPIEGMLSHQLKQHVIDGEKTVIQNPTDQQRKDHEKAEFEVHEVYAVDVLISTGEGKARDGGLRTTIYKRDPSKQYGLKMKTSRTFFSEVERRFDAMPFTLRAFEDEAKARLGVVECAKHELVQPFSVLHEKEGECVAQFKFTVLLMANGPHRITNGPFDPELYKSEHEVQDAELRTLLQSSASRKTQKKKKKKASKTAENATGQPTEDTEAAE; encoded by the exons ATGTCCGACGAGGAGCAAGAGCAGACCATAGCCGAGGACCTGGTGGTCACCAAGTACAAGATGGGTGGTGACATCGCCAACC AGGCTCTCCGTCTGGTTGTGGAAACAGCCAAGCCCGGGGTGTCAGTGCTCAGCCTCTGTGAGAAGGGAGATGCCTACATCATGGCTGAGACTGGAAAGGTCTTCAAGAAGGAAAAGGAAATGAAGAAAG GAATTGCCTTTCCCACCAGCGTCTCAGTCAATAACTGTGTTTGCCACTTCTCTCCCCTGAAGAGTGACCCTGACTACACACTTAAAGATGGGGATCTGGTCAAAAT AGATCTAGGAGTTCACGTTGATGGCTTCATCGCCAATGTTGCCCACAGCTTTGTGGTGGGAGCCAGTAAG GAGAACCCTATCACTGGAAGGAAAGCTGATGTAATCAAAGCGGCCCATCTGTGTGCAGAAGCAGCTCTCCGCCTTGTTAAACCTGGTAACCAG aaCACCCAAGTGACAGAAGCCTGGAACAAGATCGCTCAGTCGTTCAAATGCTCACCAATTGAGG GTATGCTGTCTCATCAGCTAAAGCAGCATGTCATAGATGGAGAGAAGACCGTCATTCAGAACCCGACAGACCAGCAAAG AAAGGACCATGAGAAAGCAGAGTTTGAGGTACATGAAGTCTATGCTGTGGACGTCTTGATTAGCACTGGAGAAGGGAAG GCCAGAGACGGAGGTCTGAGGACCACCATCTATAAGAGGGACCCCAGTAAGCAGTACGGCTTGAAGATGAAAACTTCCCGTACATTCTTCAGTGAAGTGGAACGACGCTTTGATGCCATGCCCTTTACTCTACG GGCGTTTGAGGATGAGGCCAAAGCCCGTCTGGGTGTGGTGGAGTGTGCCAAACATGAACTGGTACAGCCCTTCAGCGTGCTACACGAGAAAGAGG GAGAGTGTGTAGCTCAGTTTAAGTTCACAGTGCTGCTGATGGCCAACGGGCCTCACAGAATCACCAACGGACCCTTCGATCCAGAGCTCTACAAGTCAGAGCATGAAGTTCAGGATGCAGAGCTACGG ACTTTACTACAAAGCTCTGCAAGCCGtaaaacacagaagaaaaagaaaaagaag